The following coding sequences are from one Nonlabens arenilitoris window:
- the trxA gene encoding thioredoxin: MASFKEIISTDTPVLIDFFATWCGPCQTMMPVLEKLKDELGDEVRILKIDVDKNQALATQMNVRGVPAFMIYKNGKLIWKGSGVQPLHVLKEQIAKA, translated from the coding sequence ATGGCAAGTTTTAAGGAAATCATATCAACAGATACACCAGTTTTAATTGACTTTTTTGCTACCTGGTGCGGTCCATGTCAGACCATGATGCCGGTATTGGAAAAGTTGAAAGACGAATTAGGAGATGAGGTTAGAATCTTAAAGATAGACGTAGATAAAAATCAGGCACTCGCTACCCAAATGAATGTACGTGGTGTCCCTGCTTTTATGATATATAAAAATGGTAAACTTATCTGGAAGGGCAGTGGAGTGCAACCATTACATGTTCTGAAAGAACAAATTGCAAAAGCATAG